A single genomic interval of Brevibacillus brevis harbors:
- a CDS encoding acetamidase/formamidase family protein, translated as MAEFFIHPDRSTLHGSFSKEFTPIVSINSGDTVRFETIEAGWNTGPFQLDGVREKFCERDHLQDSGHALIGPIYINGAKEGKTLAIRINDIKTGNWGWSSGGGFPNTINKRLGLHEGPEYVLMWELDASNNLGISNKGHKIRLNPFMGIMGMPPNEEGIHSTYPPRFCGGNIDCKELIPGSILYLPIAVEGGLFSVGDGHAVQGDGEVSSPALECPMQLVDLTFTVIDQCLSFPRAETPLKRITFGFHEDVHEAAMIALEGMLDWMQELYNFERKEALNLSSLLVDLRITQLVNGVNGVHALLSKEAIL; from the coding sequence ATGGCGGAGTTTTTTATTCACCCAGATCGTTCAACTCTGCACGGTTCTTTTTCAAAGGAGTTCACTCCAATAGTATCAATCAATTCGGGTGACACCGTTCGCTTTGAGACTATTGAAGCCGGGTGGAATACTGGTCCATTTCAATTAGACGGTGTAAGAGAGAAATTCTGCGAAAGAGATCATCTACAAGACAGCGGACATGCCTTGATCGGACCTATCTACATTAATGGAGCAAAAGAAGGAAAAACCTTGGCTATTCGTATTAACGATATTAAGACCGGTAATTGGGGCTGGAGTAGCGGAGGTGGATTTCCGAATACTATTAACAAAAGATTGGGTCTTCACGAGGGACCAGAGTATGTTTTGATGTGGGAGTTAGATGCTTCTAACAATCTAGGGATTAGTAACAAAGGACATAAAATACGGCTCAATCCCTTTATGGGTATTATGGGCATGCCTCCAAATGAGGAAGGGATACACTCCACTTACCCTCCAAGGTTCTGTGGAGGGAATATTGATTGTAAAGAACTTATACCTGGTAGTATTTTATACTTACCGATAGCAGTAGAAGGTGGACTTTTTTCTGTTGGTGACGGTCATGCTGTTCAAGGTGATGGAGAGGTATCCAGTCCAGCTCTCGAATGCCCAATGCAGTTAGTCGATCTAACCTTCACAGTCATTGATCAATGTTTATCGTTCCCAAGAGCAGAAACTCCCCTTAAGAGAATTACCTTTGGATTCCATGAAGATGTACATGAAGCAGCGATGATTGCCTTAGAGGGAATGCTTGATTGGATGCAGGAATTGTATAATTTTGAGCGAAAAGAAGCGTTAAATTTGTCAAGCCTTCTTGTTGATTTGCGTATAACGCAGCTAGTCAATGGTGTAAACGGGGTACATGCCTTATTATCCAAAGAGGCCATACTATAG
- a CDS encoding metallophosphoesterase translates to MLIQTQVHTIFMLVGPTECGKTTFAKEVLMPRLSFEDEQKNAKANVQYISSDSIRQELLGYDYDKYDQVMLEASEQAFQLLFEKLRLVTSFPINAEFVVVDTTGLAEDFRSKVREIAAENNYRLEVILFDYRNREDYYASERSKKWITNHILRLKQEVLRALSKEGYHNIHRIRHKDFYVLADGVANPRYEVLIENKDAYLATILPKDQTYIIIGDIHECVQELKGLLQNYGFKLEGNRLITTEKVQHTKIIVAGDWIDKGAQTREIIEFLYENQQHFLFVLGNHENFVYKYLRKELKGVDPQLLDTYFDSTHVLEKDAELTERFNHLYRLAQPFYRSNALTGPSYYVTHAPCKKKYIGKLDANSMRRQRNFRIDRTASLEEQLAFLTVEAVSNHPYHIFGHIAAQKTFRLKNKLHLDTGCVHGNALTSVVITHKPFFKSFQSEHRVMTDELPILFHAEKQVSVGDLEEEELRRLRYCSQNKVNFISGTMPPADKDVETQELESLKAGLDYFANRGIQQVVLQPKYMGSRCNLYLHHDRDKCFAISRNGYAINQVDLTPIYDKLHARFREYMEQNEMAMLILDGELLPWSAIGKGLIEKQFKPIESALRSEFAFLQEYGFEEALHQLVHIYDESGFEKDQFHLSKSALTEKFGSSVYQNYKYVREIKESYVPVDKHLEAYHIYQKQMELYAGEGELVYKPFSILKAVYLNGDEQLPDWKTSDMYRFVNDDHFLAIDLSEPNAYEQAARYFSTITLENKMEGIVIKPEFIDQKVVPAMKVRNPEYLAIIYGYDYRFPHKYRKLFNQKNCTQKLKTSMREHRLGQRMLGFKFDDISPENTEYQKVVATMLFEVAKEKEIDPRL, encoded by the coding sequence ATGCTGATACAGACGCAGGTTCACACGATTTTTATGCTCGTCGGTCCCACCGAATGTGGGAAAACGACCTTTGCCAAGGAAGTACTCATGCCGAGGCTTTCTTTTGAAGATGAACAGAAAAACGCAAAAGCAAATGTCCAATACATTTCCTCAGACAGCATTCGCCAGGAACTGCTGGGCTATGATTACGACAAGTATGATCAGGTGATGCTTGAGGCCAGCGAGCAGGCATTTCAGCTCCTGTTTGAAAAGCTACGCTTGGTGACTTCGTTCCCAATCAACGCCGAATTCGTGGTTGTCGATACAACAGGACTAGCAGAAGACTTCCGTTCGAAAGTCCGCGAAATTGCAGCCGAGAACAATTACCGCTTGGAAGTGATCCTCTTTGATTATCGCAATCGGGAAGATTACTATGCATCCGAGCGGTCAAAAAAATGGATTACCAACCATATTCTCCGGTTAAAGCAAGAGGTGCTCCGGGCATTATCCAAAGAAGGGTACCACAACATTCACCGGATTCGGCACAAAGATTTTTACGTACTAGCAGATGGGGTGGCTAACCCTCGTTATGAGGTCTTGATTGAAAATAAGGATGCCTATCTGGCAACGATCCTTCCCAAAGATCAAACATACATCATCATCGGAGACATTCACGAATGCGTCCAAGAATTAAAAGGTCTCCTGCAAAACTACGGATTCAAGCTTGAGGGCAATCGTCTCATCACGACGGAAAAGGTACAGCATACCAAAATCATCGTAGCAGGGGACTGGATCGACAAAGGAGCGCAAACCAGGGAGATTATCGAGTTTCTATACGAAAATCAACAGCATTTCTTGTTTGTTCTCGGGAACCACGAAAATTTTGTCTACAAATACTTGCGTAAGGAACTAAAAGGGGTAGACCCACAGCTACTGGATACTTATTTTGATTCTACACACGTCCTAGAAAAAGACGCTGAATTAACAGAGAGGTTCAATCACTTGTATAGGCTGGCTCAGCCGTTTTATCGATCGAACGCACTGACTGGCCCGTCCTATTATGTAACACACGCTCCCTGCAAAAAGAAGTATATTGGAAAGCTCGATGCGAATTCGATGCGGCGCCAACGCAATTTTCGGATAGACCGCACGGCTTCATTGGAAGAGCAACTCGCATTTTTGACGGTTGAAGCGGTCAGTAATCATCCGTACCATATTTTTGGACATATCGCGGCCCAAAAAACGTTTCGCCTGAAGAACAAGCTCCATCTCGATACTGGATGTGTGCACGGAAATGCTTTAACGTCAGTCGTGATCACACACAAGCCGTTTTTCAAATCGTTTCAGTCTGAGCATCGGGTGATGACTGATGAGCTGCCGATCTTGTTCCATGCAGAAAAACAAGTATCCGTGGGAGATTTGGAAGAGGAAGAACTCCGTCGACTCCGTTACTGCTCGCAAAATAAGGTCAATTTTATTTCCGGAACGATGCCCCCGGCGGATAAGGATGTGGAGACTCAGGAATTGGAGTCGTTGAAGGCGGGGCTGGATTATTTTGCGAATCGAGGCATTCAGCAAGTCGTGTTGCAGCCGAAATACATGGGTTCGAGATGCAATCTCTATCTCCATCATGATCGCGACAAATGCTTTGCGATCAGCAGAAACGGATATGCCATCAATCAGGTTGATTTGACACCGATATATGACAAGCTACATGCAAGGTTCCGTGAATATATGGAGCAAAATGAAATGGCGATGCTCATCTTGGATGGCGAATTGTTGCCATGGAGTGCAATAGGGAAGGGCTTGATCGAAAAGCAGTTCAAACCAATCGAATCCGCGCTTCGCAGTGAATTTGCATTTTTGCAGGAATACGGTTTTGAAGAGGCGCTTCACCAACTTGTTCACATCTATGACGAGAGCGGATTCGAAAAAGACCAGTTCCACCTATCCAAGAGTGCGCTCACGGAAAAATTCGGTTCGAGCGTGTATCAAAACTACAAGTATGTGCGAGAAATCAAAGAGAGCTACGTTCCTGTCGACAAGCATTTGGAGGCCTATCACATTTACCAAAAACAGATGGAGCTCTATGCTGGAGAAGGGGAGCTTGTCTACAAGCCTTTTTCGATTCTAAAGGCTGTCTATTTGAATGGGGACGAGCAATTGCCGGATTGGAAGACATCTGATATGTATCGCTTTGTAAATGACGATCATTTTCTCGCCATCGATTTGTCTGAGCCGAATGCATATGAACAAGCGGCACGTTACTTTTCCACGATTACACTGGAAAACAAGATGGAAGGCATTGTGATCAAGCCAGAGTTCATCGATCAGAAGGTCGTGCCTGCCATGAAGGTTCGCAATCCGGAGTACTTGGCGATTATTTATGGCTACGATTACCGTTTCCCCCACAAGTACCGCAAGCTTTTCAATCAGAAAAATTGTACGCAAAAGCTCAAGACTTCGATGCGGGAACACAGGCTGGGTCAACGGATGCTTGGATTCAAATTCGACGATATTTCTCCAGAAAATACGGAGTATCAAAAAGTAGTTGCAACCATGCTCTTTGAAGTGGCGAAGGAAAAAGAGATCGATCCGCGCTTGTAA
- a CDS encoding MurR/RpiR family transcriptional regulator, with amino-acid sequence MNASTPHAPRVLTQLRAIYTQLSGKEQQIADYILEHASEIIHFSITELADQCQCADATVFRLCRRLGFRGYQAFKIALASEVTNPKQTIHQEINLDDDDVSAIAEKIFTANIETIRDTQQIINKDELMKIVSCLENASRIEFYGSGGSAVIAQDAYHKFMRTGIPCLYHSDAHYQVMSASLLAKGAVVVGISHSGSNKDILAALQVAKEAGAKTIGITSYGKSPLVRLADMCLYTTSRETVFRTEALSSRLAQLSLIDLLYVAVSLRRQDDTITNIQHIREAISLKRL; translated from the coding sequence ATGAACGCTTCTACCCCGCATGCTCCTCGTGTGCTCACGCAATTACGCGCCATCTATACGCAATTAAGCGGGAAAGAACAACAGATCGCCGACTATATTTTGGAGCATGCCAGTGAAATTATTCACTTCTCTATCACGGAGCTAGCCGACCAATGCCAATGTGCAGATGCTACCGTATTTCGTCTGTGTCGCAGGCTTGGCTTTCGCGGCTACCAGGCATTCAAAATCGCCTTGGCGAGTGAGGTCACGAATCCGAAGCAAACCATTCACCAAGAAATCAATCTCGACGACGATGACGTCAGTGCAATTGCTGAAAAAATTTTCACAGCGAATATCGAGACGATTCGAGATACGCAGCAGATTATCAATAAAGATGAGTTAATGAAAATCGTCTCCTGTTTGGAAAATGCAAGCCGGATCGAGTTTTATGGCTCGGGAGGCTCTGCCGTCATCGCACAGGATGCGTACCACAAATTTATGCGGACAGGCATCCCTTGTCTCTATCATTCTGATGCGCACTACCAAGTAATGTCCGCCTCTCTGCTTGCCAAAGGAGCTGTCGTCGTAGGCATCTCCCACTCTGGCTCCAATAAAGATATTTTGGCAGCCTTGCAGGTTGCCAAGGAAGCCGGAGCAAAAACAATCGGCATCACAAGCTATGGGAAATCTCCTCTCGTGCGTCTGGCAGACATGTGCTTGTACACGACCTCACGCGAAACGGTATTTCGTACAGAAGCCCTGTCCTCCAGGCTTGCTCAGCTCAGCTTAATTGATCTGCTCTATGTAGCCGTATCCTTACGGCGGCAGGATGATACGATCACCAATATCCAGCACATCCGCGAAGCCATCTCACTCAAACGCCTGTAA
- a CDS encoding MerR family transcriptional regulator produces the protein MPYYKPIEIARELHISTSALRHYESWGVVPAPDRTDNGYRLYTEIHLAYFRCLRAMFPGFGVAVTCEVLRSLQKADMDTAFWLVNKEQANLQQEKVAADQTLELLQNLDLPLPPNKKWRNRMTIGEVAAYTGVTTSAIRHWEKEGLLVLPRDPENGYGQFTPMDIRKILLIRTLRNTVYFLTNMKEIVQAVENQSIEQAKKVTADAIKSIHDRNRHQMYGIRRLVELCEVLKLV, from the coding sequence ATGCCTTATTACAAACCGATTGAGATCGCTCGCGAGCTACATATTAGCACGAGTGCTTTGCGCCATTATGAATCATGGGGAGTCGTTCCTGCTCCTGATCGTACCGACAATGGTTATCGACTTTATACAGAAATCCATCTTGCCTATTTTCGTTGCCTGCGCGCCATGTTTCCTGGCTTTGGGGTCGCTGTCACCTGTGAAGTCCTTCGATCGCTTCAAAAAGCGGATATGGATACTGCCTTTTGGCTCGTGAATAAAGAACAGGCCAACCTTCAGCAGGAGAAGGTCGCAGCAGACCAAACACTCGAACTTTTGCAAAATCTCGATCTCCCCTTGCCTCCAAATAAAAAGTGGCGAAACCGCATGACGATTGGTGAAGTCGCTGCTTACACAGGAGTCACAACGTCTGCGATTCGCCATTGGGAAAAAGAAGGCTTGCTAGTACTGCCACGTGATCCTGAGAATGGCTACGGCCAATTCACTCCCATGGATATACGGAAGATTTTGCTTATCCGCACATTACGCAATACCGTGTATTTTTTAACGAACATGAAAGAAATTGTACAAGCAGTCGAAAATCAAAGTATTGAGCAGGCAAAAAAAGTGACGGCAGATGCGATCAAAAGCATTCACGATCGCAATCGCCATCAGATGTACGGAATTAGGCGGTTGGTTGAATTATGCGAGGTACTGAAGCTCGTGTGA
- the gnd gene encoding phosphogluconate dehydrogenase (NAD(+)-dependent, decarboxylating), giving the protein MKLAILGLGKMGYNLTLNLLSHQHEVVAYDVDSTRAEELSHEGAIPAFSVEDAVTKLPTPRVIWLMVPAGEIVDQLVDQLSTLLDTGDIVIDGGNSHYKQSLDRYARLKEKGIHFMDAGTSGGMEGARHGACMMIGGDREAFTHIEPMIRDINVANGYLYAGEAGSGHFLKMIHNGIEYGMMQAIGEGFEVLAKSQYNYDFAEVARVWANGSVIRGWLMDLTERAFRKDAKLDEIRGVMHSSGEGKWTLETALDLQAATPVIAMSLLMRYRSLDEDTFHGKVVAALRNEFGGHAVEKK; this is encoded by the coding sequence ATGAAACTTGCGATCCTCGGGTTAGGAAAAATGGGGTACAATCTTACGCTTAATTTGCTCTCGCATCAGCATGAGGTCGTAGCCTATGATGTAGATTCTACGCGTGCAGAAGAGTTGAGTCATGAAGGCGCGATTCCAGCATTTTCGGTGGAAGACGCTGTGACGAAGCTGCCGACACCTCGCGTAATATGGCTGATGGTACCGGCAGGAGAGATTGTGGATCAATTAGTTGATCAACTCTCTACCTTGCTGGATACAGGAGATATCGTCATTGACGGTGGCAACTCTCATTACAAGCAATCGTTAGATCGCTATGCTCGCTTAAAAGAAAAAGGCATTCACTTCATGGATGCAGGTACGAGCGGAGGGATGGAGGGAGCGCGCCACGGAGCATGTATGATGATTGGGGGCGATCGGGAAGCTTTCACTCATATCGAGCCGATGATTCGCGACATTAACGTTGCAAACGGATATTTGTACGCTGGCGAAGCGGGCAGCGGTCACTTCTTGAAAATGATTCATAACGGGATCGAATACGGTATGATGCAGGCCATCGGAGAAGGCTTTGAGGTACTTGCGAAAAGCCAGTATAACTACGATTTTGCTGAGGTCGCACGCGTGTGGGCAAATGGTTCCGTCATTCGAGGCTGGCTGATGGACTTAACAGAGCGAGCTTTTCGAAAAGACGCCAAGCTTGATGAAATCCGTGGGGTCATGCATTCCTCCGGGGAAGGAAAATGGACGCTGGAAACCGCGCTGGATCTACAGGCAGCTACACCCGTGATTGCCATGTCCTTGCTGATGCGTTACCGTTCGTTGGACGAGGATACGTTCCACGGAAAAGTGGTCGCAGCCTTGCGTAATGAATTTGGTGGACATGCCGTAGAAAAGAAATAA
- a CDS encoding enoyl-CoA hydratase/isomerase family protein yields the protein MSVEGVVLYKNEKGIVTLTLNRPEALNALNRDVLTQLSTILDRIKTDPGVKAVILTGAGEKAFSAGADISYLHQATPLEVRDFAQLAVSVTSQIESLGKVVVAAINGYALGGGLEIAESCSLRIAVQHAKMGHPEVRIGAVAGFGGTTRLPRLIGKGRAAELLLTGSAIDADEAYRMGLVNRVVSSERLLAETEEVLREILSQSPLAVKLTWDAIHRGSNLTVEESALLGADYFGLVASTEDFREGTKAFLDKTTPRFTGK from the coding sequence ATGAGCGTCGAAGGGGTTGTTTTGTACAAGAATGAGAAAGGAATCGTGACTCTTACGCTAAACAGACCAGAGGCATTGAATGCATTGAACCGAGATGTCCTTACTCAGCTTTCGACCATCTTGGACAGGATCAAAACCGATCCCGGTGTGAAAGCGGTCATCCTTACAGGGGCGGGAGAAAAAGCATTTTCGGCCGGTGCGGACATCTCGTATCTGCATCAGGCGACACCGTTGGAAGTAAGGGATTTTGCTCAGTTGGCTGTTTCGGTGACCAGTCAAATCGAATCGTTGGGAAAAGTAGTTGTTGCTGCGATAAACGGCTATGCGTTAGGCGGGGGCCTTGAGATCGCTGAATCGTGCTCGCTGCGTATTGCGGTTCAACATGCCAAAATGGGACATCCAGAAGTGCGAATTGGAGCAGTGGCGGGCTTTGGTGGAACAACAAGGCTCCCTAGGCTAATAGGAAAAGGCCGTGCCGCGGAGTTGCTGCTTACAGGATCAGCGATAGATGCGGATGAAGCATATCGAATGGGACTGGTAAATCGGGTCGTTTCGTCTGAGCGGCTACTGGCAGAAACAGAGGAGGTTCTCCGAGAAATTTTGTCTCAGTCTCCGCTGGCAGTAAAACTAACATGGGATGCGATTCATCGAGGGAGTAATCTGACAGTAGAGGAGTCCGCACTTCTAGGCGCAGACTACTTCGGACTCGTGGCATCCACCGAAGACTTCCGGGAAGGAACCAAGGCTTTCTTAGACAAGACTACACCGCGTTTTACAGGAAAATAA
- a CDS encoding class I SAM-dependent methyltransferase gives MAIVQLRSENPDFSYMIKKNPNSGMSLRSIRKGITYGWFSNADTYNVYFKDAENEVSYKQSEQEHFEYLNVSRYNTPLFPLNAINEFFSAPMKQHDERDAEGYEHVFFINMIHIERLLYLTFFEKHLKDFTFELKHHADKSYALTITTRTSLHQLLHVVSVLCLFLSMFGKEHIDISDNILDKYIKSIHVIDAPFYIRSLFARNFLTTRERYRKYKTEIEKTSRYPIQLEYGSTGLQRRNYISSKLPFTKSIVDIGCGEGFYAIPFATKLPQYYYAIDINEQSLELVRRRAVEKEISNLILFRTLDQFLQDYNGEQVDVILTEVIEHMSKEEARVFIKQICSQLDFDHFIITTPNSDFNQFYELEGYRHDDHKWEMGQEEFQAWMTEIMEEAGVQGQFVSIGDGVNDIHTTQGVIVQRKGA, from the coding sequence ATGGCCATTGTTCAGCTACGATCAGAGAACCCGGACTTTTCGTACATGATCAAGAAAAATCCGAATTCCGGAATGAGTTTACGATCCATTCGAAAAGGCATCACATACGGGTGGTTTTCCAATGCGGATACGTATAACGTTTACTTTAAAGATGCAGAAAATGAGGTTTCCTACAAACAATCCGAACAGGAGCATTTTGAATATTTGAATGTCTCCCGGTACAATACACCCTTGTTTCCATTAAATGCGATCAATGAATTTTTTTCCGCTCCGATGAAGCAACACGACGAGCGGGATGCAGAAGGGTATGAGCATGTTTTTTTCATCAACATGATTCACATCGAACGCCTGCTGTATCTGACATTTTTTGAGAAGCACCTGAAGGATTTCACCTTTGAACTCAAGCACCACGCCGATAAAAGCTACGCTTTGACCATCACAACGAGAACGAGTCTGCATCAGCTTCTCCACGTCGTGAGCGTGCTCTGTCTATTCTTGAGTATGTTTGGAAAAGAGCACATCGATATATCCGATAACATCCTGGATAAATACATCAAAAGCATTCATGTCATCGACGCACCTTTTTACATACGAAGTCTGTTCGCTCGCAATTTCCTGACAACCAGAGAGCGCTATCGCAAGTACAAGACCGAGATCGAGAAGACGAGCCGCTACCCCATTCAATTGGAATATGGCAGCACCGGTTTGCAGAGAAGGAACTACATTTCGAGTAAGCTTCCTTTTACGAAATCCATTGTGGATATCGGATGCGGAGAAGGCTTTTATGCGATACCGTTCGCTACCAAGCTGCCGCAGTATTACTATGCCATCGATATCAATGAACAATCGCTGGAATTAGTCAGACGCAGGGCCGTGGAAAAAGAAATCTCGAATCTGATTTTGTTCCGCACGCTTGATCAGTTTTTACAGGATTACAACGGTGAACAAGTAGATGTCATTTTGACTGAGGTCATTGAGCACATGAGCAAAGAGGAAGCGAGAGTGTTCATTAAGCAAATATGCAGTCAATTGGATTTTGACCATTTTATCATTACGACACCGAACTCAGATTTTAATCAGTTCTATGAGCTGGAAGGTTATCGCCACGACGATCATAAATGGGAAATGGGACAAGAAGAGTTCCAAGCATGGATGACCGAGATCATGGAAGAAGCCGGGGTGCAGGGACAATTTGTATCCATTGGTGACGGCGTGAATGACATACACACCACACAAGGCGTCATTGTCCAGCGAAAGGGGGCGTAA